GTATCATGTATAAGAAGGATTTCAATAAATGGAGTGACCTTTTCTTCTGGAATAAATGGAAACTGCGCAGCAAGCGGAAACGTGAAGAAGCCGAAAAGGTGCAACAGCAGCAAACAGACAGCATTGCCGATGATAAAGCTAAGTCGGAGCTAAAGAGAAAGCGAGCACAGGAATAAAAATAAATAGTGACACTATACCATAACCGATAGTGTCACTATTTTATTTTATTTGAGAATCGTACCGTCTGCGGTTACTTTAATATCTATATCCGGAGAATTATTTCCTTCCAGTTCAATCTGATAATAGGATGTTTCTGTTGCCATCTCAAAGTATTCGGCATCATCCATCTGATATCCTGCATACTCGGTGCTGATGGCATTGGTCACTGCTGTGGGCAGTTCGTTTCTCCGTACCTCCCATGAGGTAGAATACCACTCTCTGCCTTTATCAAACAGGACTTCTTTGGAAACGTTGCGGTTCAGGCCACTGTCGAAATGGATGATATCTACTTCCGTAAATCCGAAATCCCAGTCGTTTTTATCATCTTCCACGTCTACTTCCACGATTCTTGCTCCTGCATATTTCCCATCAATGAAAGTCTTCATGACGGCGGGCAGTTGAGTGGTCGGAAGGTGCTCGTTTTCATGATCGTCTGTGTCTGCAATGCTTTTAATCAGCACTCCGTCGGCAGAATAATACAGATCGACTTCCTGATTTTGGTTTTCCACCTCAATGACGTAGACTGTTTCGATGCCTTGCCGCTCGAGTTTATCCACATCGTCTCTTTTCCATGTCTTATAGTCACTTGCTTCGAATGCACTCTTTACCGGATCGGGCAATGCGGTGTACGGGATATCCGTTTCAGTCATATGCCAGTTGCCATCCGTTGTGAACCATGCGGATGCCTCATATCCATCATAGAAGTCCGCTACATAATATCCTGCCTTTGTTTCCCACTTTACGTTCTTGACGTTAGGATACCTGGTCGAGAATGCTTCTTGCAATGGGGTAGGAACAGCAATTGATTCATCGTCATCGTTGTCGCAGCTGTGCAGGCTCCATGCTGCACAGAATGCTATCAGTAGTGTATAAATTCTGAGTTTCATTGTTGTCGTAGATTTTAAGAAAGTTAATTATCAATATCAATCAGATTAAACTTCAGGTCAAATTTCAGTTCTGTACGGTTGGATAGCTTTACTTCGTAATCTTTCTTATCACGTTCTATCTTCAGCACTTTTGCATCCGGATAATTAGTTGTTACATATTTCTGAATGGCGGCAGGAATAATGGCAACAGGTACGGAGGTGTGCTTGCAATCTACTTCCTCCCAGTTTCCCTTCTTGTCAAATTCCACTTTATTACCATTCGTGAAAATCACTTCATAGCTTTTGTAAAGGAAGTCACTTTCCATTTTTGCCAGTGCCACTTTGCTGTCAGAGAAATGCTGTTTGATGAACTGTTGTGCTAATTGTGGCATTTGAGTCACCTGGATAGGTTTATCGTCATCTGCACGTGCTACTGTCTGTAAAGTGAACAAGCATACTAATAAGAATACTAACTTTTTCATAATCATTGTTTTTTTAATTGGTTTTACTGTTATCATTTAATTTATAATGCAAAGATGAGAGGAGAATCTGAAAAGATTTGGGAATTTTGGGCAAAATCTGAAAAAAACAAAGGAAATCTTTCTTATTGTATTCTTTTGTTTCTTTTAACAGCAACTAATAAATTCATCGCTTATTTTTGCAGGCACAAATTTGACAATATTCATATTAAATCAACCATAAGAACTTTCGTATGACTATGAGAACAAATTGTTT
This sequence is a window from Bacteroides thetaiotaomicron VPI-5482. Protein-coding genes within it:
- a CDS encoding PepSY-like domain-containing protein, which encodes MKLRIYTLLIAFCAAWSLHSCDNDDDESIAVPTPLQEAFSTRYPNVKNVKWETKAGYYVADFYDGYEASAWFTTDGNWHMTETDIPYTALPDPVKSAFEASDYKTWKRDDVDKLERQGIETVYVIEVENQNQEVDLYYSADGVLIKSIADTDDHENEHLPTTQLPAVMKTFIDGKYAGARIVEVDVEDDKNDWDFGFTEVDIIHFDSGLNRNVSKEVLFDKGREWYSTSWEVRRNELPTAVTNAISTEYAGYQMDDAEYFEMATETSYYQIELEGNNSPDIDIKVTADGTILK
- a CDS encoding PepSY-like domain-containing protein, whose protein sequence is MKKLVFLLVCLFTLQTVARADDDKPIQVTQMPQLAQQFIKQHFSDSKVALAKMESDFLYKSYEVIFTNGNKVEFDKKGNWEEVDCKHTSVPVAIIPAAIQKYVTTNYPDAKVLKIERDKKDYEVKLSNRTELKFDLKFNLIDIDN